In one Corynebacterium bovis DSM 20582 = CIP 54.80 genomic region, the following are encoded:
- a CDS encoding ABC transporter permease codes for MPETTTPRTTTPRGFWGGAWVDLRRRPMFWVAVVIIVAVLAVAVAPGLFAHTDPRAADLHDSLEPARSGHPFGFTQQGYDVYARTVYGARASVVTGVLTTVAITVLGVLVGAVAGYLGGWVDAVLSRVTDIFFAIPLLLAGIVLMQMFTVRTTWTVVLVLSAFGWPQMARIVRGAVLSAKTNDYVLASRALGLSRTRILTRHILPNCLAPIIVMATTSLGIYIVAEATLSYLGIGLPPTTVSWGNDISTAQSTLRIAPQILFYPAGALAVTVLGFILLGDTLKDSLDPKERTR; via the coding sequence ATGCCTGAGACAACGACCCCGCGGACGACGACCCCGCGCGGCTTCTGGGGCGGTGCCTGGGTGGACCTCCGCCGCCGCCCGATGTTCTGGGTGGCCGTGGTGATCATCGTCGCCGTCCTCGCGGTGGCCGTCGCCCCGGGACTGTTCGCCCACACCGACCCGCGCGCCGCCGACCTCCACGACTCGCTGGAGCCGGCCCGCTCCGGCCACCCCTTCGGTTTCACGCAGCAGGGGTACGACGTCTACGCCCGCACGGTCTACGGCGCCCGCGCGTCGGTGGTGACGGGGGTGCTGACGACCGTGGCGATCACCGTCCTCGGTGTGCTCGTCGGCGCGGTCGCCGGCTACCTCGGCGGGTGGGTGGACGCGGTGCTGAGCCGGGTGACGGACATCTTCTTCGCCATCCCGCTGCTGCTCGCGGGCATCGTGCTCATGCAGATGTTCACGGTGCGGACGACGTGGACGGTCGTGCTCGTCCTCTCCGCGTTCGGGTGGCCGCAGATGGCCCGCATCGTGCGCGGGGCGGTGCTGTCGGCGAAGACGAACGACTACGTCCTCGCCTCCCGCGCGCTCGGCCTGTCGCGGACCCGGATCCTCACCCGGCACATCCTGCCGAACTGCCTCGCCCCGATCATCGTCATGGCGACGACGAGCCTGGGCATCTACATCGTCGCCGAGGCGACGCTGTCCTACCTCGGCATCGGCCTGCCGCCGACGACGGTGTCCTGGGGCAACGACATCTCGACCGCGCAGTCGACGCTGCGCATCGCCCCGCAGATCCTCTTCTACCCGGCCGGTGCCCTCGCCGTGACCGTGCTGGGGTTCATCCTCCTCGGCGACACCCTCAAGGACTCCCTCGACCCGAAGGAACGGACCCGATGA
- a CDS encoding dipeptide ABC transporter ATP-binding protein: MTPLLSVRNLDIAFGSRPTVSDVSFDVHPGETVAVVGESGSGKSTTAMSLLGLLPGRGHVTGGTITLDGQDVTHLSPARWTALRGSVVGLVPQDPMSNFNPVWTIGRQVGEALRANGLPVSRVPELLEEAGLPDARRRMSQYPHQFSGGMRQRALIAAGLAARPKLLIADEPTSALDVTVQRQILDHLADLTAQLGTAVLLITHDLGLAAERAERIVVMSRDRVVETGPALEVLRNPQHEYTRRLVAAAPSVRATSPARPETPPVVEVENLTKTFGGFTAAKDVSFQLRRGQTLALVGESGSGKSTVAQMVLGLLPPTSGRVLVDGADVTRLRRKEELAFRRRVQPVFQNPYGSIDPMYSVFSTIVEPLRIHRVGSRAEREARVRELLDMVALPQEMMHRFPGELSGGQRQRVAIARALALDPEVLILDEAVSALDVLVQAQILDLLADLQARMGLTYLFITHDLAVVKQIADETLVMRRGEIVERGLTDELFADPQDDYTRRLLDSVPGATLL, from the coding sequence ATGACCCCCCTGCTCTCCGTCCGGAACCTCGACATCGCCTTCGGGTCCCGGCCCACCGTCTCCGACGTGTCCTTCGACGTCCACCCGGGCGAGACCGTCGCCGTCGTCGGCGAGTCCGGTTCCGGGAAGTCGACGACGGCCATGTCCCTGCTCGGGCTGCTCCCCGGCCGCGGCCACGTCACGGGCGGGACGATCACCCTCGACGGGCAGGACGTCACGCACCTGTCGCCGGCGCGGTGGACGGCGCTGCGCGGGTCCGTCGTCGGCCTCGTGCCGCAGGACCCGATGTCGAACTTCAACCCGGTGTGGACGATCGGCCGGCAGGTGGGCGAGGCGCTCCGCGCGAACGGGCTGCCCGTGTCGCGCGTGCCGGAGCTGCTCGAGGAGGCGGGGCTGCCGGACGCGCGGCGACGCATGTCGCAGTACCCCCACCAGTTCTCCGGCGGGATGCGGCAGCGCGCGCTCATCGCGGCGGGGCTCGCGGCCCGGCCGAAGCTGCTCATCGCCGACGAGCCGACGTCCGCCCTGGATGTCACGGTGCAGCGGCAGATCCTCGACCACCTGGCCGACCTCACCGCGCAGCTCGGCACGGCCGTGCTGCTCATCACGCACGATCTGGGTCTCGCCGCCGAGCGGGCGGAGCGGATCGTCGTCATGAGCCGGGACCGGGTCGTGGAGACGGGGCCGGCGTTGGAGGTGCTGCGCAACCCGCAGCACGAGTACACCCGGCGGCTCGTCGCCGCCGCCCCGTCGGTGCGGGCGACGAGCCCGGCCCGGCCGGAGACCCCGCCGGTCGTCGAGGTGGAGAACCTCACGAAGACCTTCGGCGGGTTCACGGCCGCGAAGGACGTGTCGTTCCAGCTGCGGCGGGGGCAGACGCTCGCGCTCGTCGGGGAGTCCGGGTCCGGGAAGTCGACGGTGGCGCAGATGGTGCTGGGGCTGCTGCCGCCGACGTCGGGCCGGGTGCTCGTCGACGGTGCGGACGTCACGCGGCTGCGGCGGAAGGAGGAGCTGGCGTTCCGGCGGCGGGTGCAGCCGGTGTTCCAGAACCCGTACGGGTCGATCGACCCGATGTACTCCGTGTTCAGCACGATCGTCGAGCCGTTGCGCATCCACCGCGTGGGGTCGCGCGCGGAGCGGGAGGCCCGGGTGCGGGAGCTGCTCGACATGGTGGCGCTGCCGCAGGAGATGATGCACCGCTTCCCCGGCGAGCTCTCCGGGGGGCAGCGGCAACGCGTCGCCATCGCCCGGGCCCTCGCCCTCGACCCGGAGGTGCTCATCCTCGACGAGGCCGTGAGCGCCCTCGACGTCCTCGTCCAGGCGCAGATCCTCGACCTGCTCGCCGACCTCCAGGCGAGGATGGGGCTGACCTACCTGTTCATCACCCACGACCTCGCCGTCGTCAAGCAGATCGCGGACGAGACGCTCGTCATGCGCCGCGGCGAGATCGTCGAGCGCGGCCTCACCGACGAGCTCTTCGCCGACCCGCAGGACGACTACACCCGCCGGCTGCTCGACTCCGTCCCCGGCGCGACGCTGCTGTAG
- the purB gene encoding adenylosuccinate lyase yields MPENTEKSEMPENTANAANTPNAETTANAETTANAETTANAGRPRKRAIADVLATRYASPELTAVWSPEDKIIMERRLWISVMRAQRDLGVDIPADAIAAYEAVVDTVDLDSIAARERVTRHDVKARIEEFNALAGHEHIHKGMTSRDLTENVEQLQIHRSLVIARDKSVAVLARLGRRAEQYRDLVMAGRSHNVAAQATTLGKRFASAADELMVALERVGNLLDRYPLRGIKGPMGTSQDMLDLMGGDESKLAELEQRIADNLGFSRVFTSVGQVYPRSLDFDALSALVQLGAAMSSLSMTVRLMAGNETVTEGFKEGQVGSSAMPHKMNARSCERVGGMQILLRGYMAMAADLSGAQWNEGDVFCSVVRRVALPDAFFTYDGMCETFLTVLDEFGAFPAMIDRELERYLPFLATTRILMAAVRAGVGRETAHEVIKENAVAVALNMRENGGDQDLVQRLAADDRLPLTEDDLTAALADRAAFIGAAGSQVDTVLARIADIVAQHPDAAAYTPGDIL; encoded by the coding sequence GTGCCTGAGAACACCGAGAAGTCAGAGATGCCCGAGAACACTGCGAACGCCGCGAACACACCGAACGCCGAGACCACAGCGAACGCCGAGACCACTGCGAACGCCGAGACCACTGCGAACGCCGGCCGACCCCGGAAGCGGGCCATCGCCGACGTCCTCGCCACGCGCTACGCCTCGCCGGAACTCACCGCCGTGTGGAGTCCCGAGGACAAGATCATCATGGAGCGCCGCCTGTGGATCTCCGTGATGCGCGCGCAGCGGGACCTCGGCGTGGACATCCCCGCCGACGCCATCGCGGCGTACGAGGCGGTCGTCGACACCGTGGACCTCGACTCGATCGCCGCGCGCGAGCGGGTGACGCGCCACGACGTCAAGGCCCGGATCGAGGAGTTCAACGCCCTCGCCGGACACGAGCACATCCACAAGGGGATGACGAGCCGCGACCTCACGGAGAACGTCGAGCAGCTCCAGATCCACCGGTCGCTCGTCATCGCCCGGGACAAGTCGGTCGCCGTGCTCGCCCGGCTCGGTCGGCGGGCGGAGCAGTACCGTGACCTCGTCATGGCGGGCCGGTCGCACAACGTCGCCGCGCAGGCCACGACGCTCGGCAAGCGCTTCGCCTCCGCCGCGGACGAACTGATGGTGGCGCTGGAACGCGTCGGGAACCTGCTGGACCGCTACCCGCTGCGCGGCATCAAGGGGCCGATGGGCACCAGCCAGGACATGCTGGACCTCATGGGCGGGGACGAGTCGAAGCTCGCCGAGCTCGAGCAGCGCATCGCCGACAACCTCGGGTTCAGCCGGGTGTTCACGTCCGTCGGCCAGGTGTACCCCCGGTCGCTCGACTTCGACGCGCTGTCCGCGCTGGTGCAGCTCGGCGCGGCGATGTCCTCGCTGTCGATGACGGTCCGGCTCATGGCGGGCAACGAGACGGTGACGGAGGGCTTCAAGGAGGGGCAGGTCGGTTCGTCGGCGATGCCCCACAAGATGAACGCCCGGTCGTGCGAGCGCGTCGGCGGGATGCAGATCCTCCTCCGCGGGTACATGGCGATGGCCGCCGACCTCTCCGGCGCCCAGTGGAACGAGGGGGACGTGTTCTGCTCCGTCGTCCGCCGCGTCGCCCTGCCGGACGCGTTCTTCACCTACGACGGCATGTGCGAGACGTTCCTCACCGTCCTCGACGAGTTCGGGGCCTTCCCCGCGATGATCGACCGCGAACTGGAGCGCTACCTGCCCTTCCTCGCGACGACGCGCATCCTCATGGCCGCCGTCCGCGCGGGCGTCGGCCGCGAGACCGCCCACGAGGTCATCAAGGAGAACGCGGTCGCCGTCGCCCTCAACATGCGGGAGAACGGCGGGGACCAGGACCTCGTCCAGCGCCTCGCCGCCGACGACCGCCTGCCGCTCACCGAGGACGACCTCACCGCCGCCCTCGCCGACCGGGCCGCGTTCATCGGCGCCGCCGGGTCCCAGGTGGACACGGTCCTCGCGCGCATCGCGGACATCGTCGCGCAGCACCCGGACGCCGCCGCGTACACGCCCGGCGACATCCTCTAG
- a CDS encoding Fpg/Nei family DNA glycosylase, with product MPEGHVIHRLARDLTERFGGVEVQVSSPQGRFAEEAAVLDGRVLEGAEAWGKHLFIGFGDLAVHIHLGLIGTFRFGPADPPTGQVRLRLSDGETAADLRGPQWCRLVTEADRERAVAALGADPLRAGDGAAPQRLRERLARTRRSVASVLMDQSFYAGVGNIYRAEVLFRQGIDPATPASALTPGQVDAIWEDLVELMGYGVEAGRIDTVRPEHTPEAMGRPPRRDDHGGEVYVYRREGLPCLVCGTPVRARDLEGRTLFWCPTCQPPL from the coding sequence ATGCCAGAAGGTCACGTCATCCACAGGCTCGCCCGGGATCTCACGGAGAGGTTCGGGGGAGTGGAGGTGCAGGTGTCGTCGCCGCAGGGGCGGTTCGCGGAGGAGGCCGCGGTTCTCGACGGGCGCGTGCTCGAGGGGGCGGAAGCGTGGGGGAAGCACCTCTTCATCGGGTTCGGCGATCTCGCGGTGCACATCCACCTCGGGCTCATCGGGACGTTCCGGTTCGGGCCGGCCGACCCGCCGACGGGACAGGTGCGGCTCCGTCTCAGCGACGGGGAGACGGCCGCGGACCTGCGGGGACCGCAGTGGTGCCGGCTCGTCACGGAGGCGGACCGGGAGCGGGCGGTCGCGGCGCTCGGGGCGGACCCGCTGCGTGCCGGGGACGGGGCTGCGCCGCAGAGGCTGCGCGAGCGGCTCGCACGGACGCGGAGGAGTGTCGCGTCGGTGCTCATGGACCAGTCGTTCTACGCGGGCGTCGGCAACATCTACCGGGCAGAGGTCCTGTTCCGGCAGGGGATCGACCCGGCGACGCCCGCGTCGGCGCTCACGCCCGGGCAGGTGGACGCCATCTGGGAGGACCTCGTCGAGCTCATGGGGTACGGCGTCGAGGCCGGGCGGATCGACACCGTGCGCCCCGAGCACACCCCGGAGGCGATGGGGCGCCCGCCGCGCCGGGACGACCACGGCGGGGAGGTCTACGTCTACCGCCGGGAGGGACTGCCGTGCCTCGTCTGCGGGACGCCCGTCCGCGCGCGTGACCTCGAAGGTCGCACGCTGTTCTGGTGCCCGACCTGCCAACCACCCCTGTGA
- a CDS encoding HNH endonuclease signature motif containing protein: MDDDDRARCAVEINRSTVTLARLCTPEEDDDVERHVARIAATVGVTRGKAMTLADIGVMMRRMPRVAALLERGFLGFEHMRTLATDTVALAAHAVRAVEQDMVALLTPRRDRQAVPTPQWLHRRLTQIVDLHDPPAAPKETPPPERWVKIDESCRDATFLDICLPDDEGREFTTVLRAVARTMSCPLGEALMHMCRQTAKVEVTLNVYRSADGGPVSFADGRLSAAGGEALMRRLTSVRLIGPGSAAGYRPTPAMTAFLEGRDGTCRFPSCTVPATRCEKDHIRRWNHADPAAGGPTDTANMHCLCHRHHELKTMGLWDVTAAADGTEVWSSIDDGHVVVTVPTGPLADRRVTYAERAERRRRVA; the protein is encoded by the coding sequence GTGGATGACGACGACCGCGCGCGGTGCGCCGTGGAGATCAACCGGTCGACGGTCACCCTCGCCCGGTTGTGCACGCCGGAGGAGGACGACGACGTCGAGCGGCACGTCGCGAGGATCGCCGCCACAGTCGGCGTGACGCGGGGCAAGGCCATGACCCTCGCGGACATCGGGGTGATGATGCGGCGGATGCCTCGCGTGGCGGCGCTGCTCGAGCGGGGGTTCCTCGGCTTCGAGCACATGCGGACCCTCGCGACGGACACCGTGGCGCTCGCCGCCCACGCCGTCCGCGCCGTCGAGCAGGACATGGTCGCGCTGCTCACGCCACGCCGGGACCGGCAGGCCGTGCCGACGCCGCAGTGGCTGCACCGGCGGCTCACGCAGATCGTCGACCTGCACGACCCGCCCGCCGCTCCGAAGGAGACCCCGCCGCCCGAGCGCTGGGTGAAGATCGACGAGAGCTGCCGCGACGCGACATTCCTCGACATCTGCCTGCCCGACGACGAGGGCCGCGAGTTCACCACGGTGCTCCGGGCCGTCGCGCGGACGATGAGCTGCCCGCTCGGCGAGGCGCTGATGCACATGTGCCGTCAGACCGCGAAGGTCGAGGTGACGCTGAACGTCTACCGGTCCGCCGACGGCGGCCCGGTGTCCTTCGCCGACGGACGTCTCTCCGCCGCCGGCGGCGAGGCGCTGATGCGGCGGCTGACGTCGGTGCGCCTCATCGGCCCCGGCTCCGCCGCCGGGTACCGGCCCACCCCCGCGATGACGGCCTTCCTCGAGGGGCGCGACGGCACGTGCCGCTTCCCCTCGTGCACCGTCCCCGCCACCCGGTGCGAGAAGGACCACATCCGCCGCTGGAACCACGCGGACCCGGCCGCCGGCGGGCCGACGGACACGGCGAACATGCACTGCCTGTGCCACCGCCACCACGAGCTCAAGACGATGGGCCTCTGGGACGTCACCGCCGCGGCCGACGGCACGGAGGTGTGGTCGAGCATCGACGACGGCCACGTCGTCGTCACCGTGCCGACCGGCCCCCTCGCCGACCGGCGGGTCACGTACGCGGAGCGGGCCGAACGGCGCAGGAGGGTGGCCTAG
- the purD gene encoding phosphoribosylamine--glycine ligase — translation MRVLVIGSGAREHALCHHLSEDPSVTEVHVSPGNPGMTAVATVHDGDPVALARDLGVDLVVVGPEVPLVDGLADDLREAGVRVFGPSAAAARIEGSKAFAKDVMARAGVRTARAEQVLPGEDAPLDRFGPTWVVKDDGLAGGKGVVVTTDRVEAEAHVAAVHAAGNPVLLESFLDGPEVSLFCLVDGGTVVPLLPAQDHKRVGEGDTGPNTGGMGAYTPLPWLPEDGVQRIVDEVVAPVARQMVEDGCPFSGLLYAGLAWGAEGPSVVEFNCRFGDPETQAVLALLRTPLGGVLDAVASGRLAELPPLEWEDGYALTVVLAAEGYPASTVTGGVVSGGGPGREHDGVLAAGVAADGDRLVASGGRVLNVIGTGATLEEARERAYGVMDSVTLPGGHFRRDIAAGAVEGRIHV, via the coding sequence ATGCGTGTACTAGTGATCGGCTCCGGAGCCCGCGAGCATGCCCTCTGCCACCACCTCTCCGAGGACCCCTCCGTCACGGAGGTCCACGTCAGCCCGGGGAACCCCGGGATGACCGCGGTTGCGACCGTCCACGACGGCGACCCGGTGGCGCTCGCCCGTGACCTCGGCGTGGACCTCGTCGTCGTCGGCCCTGAGGTGCCGCTCGTCGACGGTCTCGCCGACGACCTGCGGGAGGCGGGTGTGCGGGTGTTCGGCCCGTCCGCCGCGGCGGCCCGGATCGAGGGGTCCAAGGCGTTCGCGAAGGACGTCATGGCGCGCGCCGGGGTGCGGACCGCCCGCGCCGAGCAGGTCCTGCCGGGTGAGGACGCCCCGCTCGACCGGTTCGGCCCGACGTGGGTCGTCAAGGACGACGGCCTGGCCGGCGGTAAGGGCGTGGTCGTCACCACGGACCGGGTGGAGGCGGAGGCGCACGTCGCCGCCGTCCACGCGGCCGGCAACCCGGTGCTGCTGGAGAGTTTCCTCGACGGCCCGGAGGTGTCCCTGTTCTGCCTCGTCGACGGCGGGACGGTCGTGCCGCTCCTGCCCGCCCAGGACCACAAGCGCGTCGGGGAGGGTGACACGGGTCCGAACACCGGCGGCATGGGTGCGTACACCCCGCTGCCGTGGCTGCCGGAGGACGGCGTGCAGCGGATCGTCGACGAGGTCGTCGCCCCCGTCGCCCGCCAGATGGTCGAGGACGGCTGCCCGTTCTCCGGCCTGCTCTACGCCGGGCTGGCGTGGGGTGCGGAGGGGCCGTCGGTCGTCGAGTTCAACTGCCGGTTCGGTGACCCGGAGACGCAGGCGGTGCTGGCCCTGCTGCGCACGCCCCTCGGCGGGGTCCTCGACGCGGTCGCGTCCGGCCGGCTCGCCGAGCTCCCCCCGCTCGAGTGGGAGGACGGGTACGCGCTCACGGTCGTCCTCGCCGCGGAGGGGTACCCGGCGTCGACGGTGACCGGCGGCGTGGTCTCCGGGGGTGGCCCGGGTCGGGAGCACGACGGCGTCCTCGCCGCGGGTGTCGCCGCCGACGGTGACCGCCTCGTCGCCTCGGGGGGCCGGGTGCTCAACGTCATCGGCACCGGGGCGACCCTGGAGGAGGCGCGCGAGCGGGCCTACGGGGTCATGGACTCGGTGACGCTGCCCGGCGGTCACTTCCGGCGGGACATCGCCGCGGGCGCGGTGGAGGGGCGGATTCACGTCTAG